From a single Aliarcobacter faecis genomic region:
- a CDS encoding 7TM diverse intracellular signaling domain-containing protein: MKKTLLIFMLFLSYLSATNIDIDKSSNIDILSSSEIFIDYSKKLTIDKIIENKVSFSKIDSSTKKFGYSPDFKVWIKFTLHNIENEAILKIIEFDNPLVTNINFYENNNLKESEGLLNKSIERKSVNPVFHIKLEKDETKTYYIEASSKKTSLSLKLNLYSYEAFYKQEIIQQIILSLFFGGMIVLALYNLSIYFMIKDISYFYYVGYIITLVFHHLLYVGFANLYLFDSAFMEYVVRYAAIFIALPVLFLALFSKSFLQINQYPKINFILNILIALLVSSVILFIFTNYLEPYRNVISILVMLYLFFITFYAFLKRNEQAKLILFGWTAILFAGSLMYLSSSGIIEDDLSSYYIIEIAFILEALVFSIALANRIKRLQDEKEKMQLSLITEQKENEARLNKIVSNKTNNLIIALEEKEILLKELNHRVKNNMQTIISLIRLQNDEINDSKINILLTTIQNRISAMSHLHELLYQKDTITFVDANEYFEKIISEIKQSFEHDIDVVYDINCNLSSESAIYCGLILNELLTNSFKHAFDENKSGIVNISFFGKNKEYKLVYSDNGKGYNPNIKKSSLGLTLIETLAKKQLKAEMNISTNEGVKVKLRWKE; this comes from the coding sequence TTGAAAAAAACACTACTGATTTTTATGCTATTTTTATCCTATTTAAGTGCCACTAATATTGATATTGATAAATCTTCAAATATAGATATTTTAAGCTCTTCAGAGATATTTATTGACTATTCAAAAAAATTAACAATTGATAAAATAATAGAAAATAAAGTTAGTTTTTCAAAAATAGACTCCTCAACTAAAAAATTTGGTTATTCACCAGATTTTAAAGTATGGATTAAATTTACACTTCACAATATAGAAAATGAAGCTATTTTAAAAATAATAGAGTTTGATAATCCTTTAGTAACAAATATTAACTTTTATGAAAACAATAATTTAAAAGAGAGCGAAGGATTACTAAATAAAAGTATAGAAAGAAAATCTGTAAACCCAGTTTTTCATATAAAATTAGAAAAAGATGAGACAAAAACTTACTATATTGAAGCTTCATCAAAAAAAACCTCTTTATCTTTAAAATTAAATCTTTATTCTTATGAAGCTTTTTACAAACAAGAGATAATTCAACAAATAATTCTAAGCCTCTTTTTTGGTGGAATGATAGTATTAGCACTATATAATTTATCAATATATTTTATGATAAAAGATATTAGTTATTTTTATTATGTTGGATATATTATCACTTTAGTATTCCATCATTTGCTTTATGTTGGATTTGCAAATTTATATCTATTTGACTCAGCTTTTATGGAATATGTTGTTAGATATGCAGCAATTTTTATAGCACTTCCAGTTTTATTTTTAGCACTTTTTTCAAAATCATTTCTTCAAATAAATCAATATCCAAAAATTAATTTCATATTAAATATATTAATTGCGCTATTAGTTTCATCTGTTATATTGTTTATATTTACAAACTACCTTGAACCATATAGAAATGTTATATCTATATTGGTTATGCTGTATCTATTTTTTATAACTTTTTATGCTTTTTTAAAGAGAAATGAACAAGCAAAATTAATATTATTTGGTTGGACAGCAATACTTTTTGCTGGTTCTTTAATGTATTTATCAAGCTCTGGAATAATAGAAGATGATTTATCATCTTATTATATTATTGAAATAGCTTTTATATTAGAAGCTTTAGTATTCTCTATTGCTTTAGCAAATAGAATAAAAAGATTACAAGATGAAAAAGAAAAAATGCAGCTAAGTTTGATTACTGAACAAAAAGAGAATGAAGCTAGATTAAATAAAATAGTTAGTAATAAAACAAATAACTTAATAATAGCACTCGAAGAAAAAGAGATTTTACTAAAAGAGCTAAACCATAGAGTAAAAAATAATATGCAAACTATAATATCTTTAATTAGATTGCAAAATGACGAAATTAATGATTCTAAAATAAATATACTTTTAACAACAATTCAAAATAGAATTAGTGCAATGAGTCATTTACATGAGCTTCTTTATCAAAAAGATACTATTACCTTTGTTGATGCTAATGAATATTTTGAGAAGATAATATCTGAAATAAAACAAAGCTTTGAGCATGATATTGATGTTGTATATGATATAAATTGTAATTTAAGCTCTGAATCAGCTATTTACTGTGGATTAATATTAAATGAGTTATTAACAAATAGTTTTAAACATGCTTTTGATGAAAATAAATCAGGCATTGTAAATATATCTTTTTTTGGTAAAAACAAAGAATATAAACTTGTTTATAGTGATAATGGAAAAGGATATAATCCAAATATTAAAAAAAGTTCTTTAGGGCTTACTTTAATTGAAACTCTAGCAAAAAAACAACTTAAAGCAGAAATGAATATTAGTACCAATGAAGGTGTAAAAGTAAAATTAAGATGGAAAGAGTAG
- a CDS encoding response regulator — MIKILIVEDETIVALDTQSTLIKLGYEVTDIVTSYEEALLSFSKNKPDIILMDIFLKNSLNGIDIAKKIIENSNTAIIFMSAYCDDETLDKAAKIEPFAYLVKPFNRNDLKSSMNIATYKLQKRSEKIDENGKYKLSHEYYYSLEPYLKVYFKNQEIDLTKNERLFLEILIKAKGEVVRFSEIENFIWFDKQISDSTLRTLMHRTTSKFNHKIIKSVSSIGYKINFS, encoded by the coding sequence ATGATAAAAATTTTAATTGTTGAAGATGAGACAATTGTTGCACTTGATACACAAAGTACTTTAATAAAATTGGGTTATGAAGTTACAGATATTGTAACTTCTTATGAAGAAGCCTTATTATCTTTTTCAAAAAATAAGCCAGATATTATATTAATGGATATTTTTCTAAAAAATAGCCTTAATGGTATTGATATTGCAAAAAAGATAATTGAAAATAGTAACACTGCTATTATATTTATGAGTGCATATTGTGATGATGAAACTCTTGATAAAGCTGCGAAAATTGAACCATTTGCTTATTTAGTAAAACCATTTAATCGCAATGACTTAAAAAGCAGTATGAATATTGCTACTTATAAATTACAAAAAAGAAGTGAAAAAATAGATGAAAATGGAAAATATAAATTATCGCACGAATATTATTACTCTCTTGAACCATATTTAAAAGTTTATTTTAAAAATCAAGAAATTGATTTAACAAAAAATGAGAGGCTTTTTTTAGAAATATTAATCAAAGCAAAGGGTGAAGTAGTAAGATTTTCTGAGATAGAAAACTTTATTTGGTTTGATAAACAAATATCTGATAGTACATTAAGAACTTTAATGCATAGAACAACCAGTAAATTTAATCATAAGATAATTAAATCTGTTAGTTCAATAGGCTACAAAATAAATTTTAGTTAG
- a CDS encoding N-acyl amino acid synthase FeeM domain-containing protein, with protein sequence MTNINKNLALQELQKLLVLNFSKTLSYMSDDFNNNQKYIIELLTKRVFLEEIVEETISFNKKINWDSSLKNLSIVTNAEDLIKVFELRSDVYQNINYQKEFPDLIDGLNLDIYDKNSAIIFYKNDQNISGTTRLIFDSENKLPSDKIFSFDNIRKQYNKIGELSRLIVKHEKKGLNLEFKYLMKGAYLLFILNDIDMTFLGIKKDHYKLYERFGGSNIIQELDNYGNLDLDALILSWNPREASDFFKKTFLK encoded by the coding sequence ATGACAAACATAAACAAAAATCTGGCTTTACAAGAACTTCAAAAGTTACTTGTTTTAAATTTTAGTAAAACTCTAAGCTATATGTCTGATGATTTTAACAATAATCAAAAATATATAATTGAATTGCTTACGAAAAGGGTGTTTCTTGAAGAGATTGTTGAAGAAACAATATCATTTAATAAGAAAATAAATTGGGATTCTTCTTTAAAAAATTTAAGTATTGTAACAAATGCTGAAGATTTAATTAAAGTATTTGAACTAAGAAGTGATGTTTATCAAAATATAAATTATCAAAAAGAGTTTCCTGATTTAATTGATGGTCTAAACCTTGATATTTATGATAAAAACTCTGCTATCATCTTTTATAAAAATGATCAAAATATAAGTGGAACCACTAGATTAATTTTTGATTCAGAAAATAAATTACCATCAGATAAAATCTTTAGTTTTGATAATATTAGAAAACAATATAACAAAATAGGAGAGCTATCAAGATTAATAGTTAAACATGAAAAAAAAGGATTAAATCTTGAATTTAAATATCTTATGAAAGGAGCTTATTTATTATTTATTTTAAATGATATTGACATGACTTTTTTAGGCATCAAGAAAGATCATTATAAACTTTATGAAAGATTTGGTGGAAGTAATATTATTCAAGAACTTGATAATTATGGTAATTTAGACTTAGATGCATTAATTTTAAGTTGGAATCCTAGGGAAGCTTCGGATTTTTTTAAAAAAACTTTTTTAAAATAA
- the dgt gene encoding dGTPase, with amino-acid sequence MINYKERLTTDRELNSYSDIDISVESDRGRIFSSAAFRRLQKRTQVFALELNASIRSRLTHSLEVSQNARYIAKTILEELKKDRLETYGLEDMENAFISTSEMTSLIHDIGNPPFGHFAEETINKWLKINILPKLESFKSSTKEIEDLKSILKSDICNYDGNAQAIRIITKLQRLNLSYFQIIAVLKYTRGAFENKPDNSDSLNYLKKKPGFYYSEKDLVEKIQTTLNIKAGHRFPITYIMEAADDISYLTADLEDSVEKGILSLDEVYNIITSECTKQNEEFLLEIINKQYEKAKKNDEPYQFNMFFTFLRVTLVTNFVKHVSNVFIENHQVIFEGSFNHALLEYDKTSKYYKALKVLKDISTKYIYQNKEVQTLELQAYTILNGLFDVYKPILELTTNDFSKLLKDEKIDCFISKRLIKRISSKQIVAYKNDIKKLNTDNIEEYNILEFYYRVRLIIDYISGMTDDFALEEYKILHAIK; translated from the coding sequence ATGATTAATTATAAAGAAAGATTAACAACCGACAGAGAACTTAATTCATATAGTGATATTGATATAAGTGTAGAAAGTGATCGAGGAAGAATATTTTCATCTGCAGCTTTTAGAAGACTGCAAAAAAGAACTCAAGTTTTTGCTTTGGAATTAAATGCTTCAATTCGTTCACGACTTACTCACTCTTTAGAAGTTTCACAAAATGCAAGATATATTGCTAAAACAATTTTAGAAGAGTTAAAAAAAGATAGATTAGAAACTTATGGTTTAGAAGATATGGAAAATGCATTTATTTCTACCTCTGAAATGACAAGTTTGATTCATGATATTGGTAATCCTCCTTTTGGTCATTTTGCTGAAGAAACAATAAATAAATGGCTTAAAATAAATATTTTACCAAAACTAGAAAGTTTTAAGTCTAGTACAAAAGAGATAGAAGATTTAAAAAGTATCTTAAAAAGTGATATTTGTAATTATGATGGTAACGCTCAAGCAATAAGAATAATAACAAAACTTCAAAGACTAAATTTATCATATTTTCAAATAATTGCTGTTTTAAAATATACAAGAGGAGCTTTTGAAAATAAACCAGATAATTCAGATTCATTAAATTATCTTAAAAAGAAACCAGGATTTTATTATAGTGAGAAAGATTTAGTTGAAAAAATACAAACTACATTAAATATAAAAGCAGGGCATAGATTTCCAATAACTTATATTATGGAAGCAGCTGATGATATCTCATATTTAACAGCTGACCTGGAAGATTCTGTTGAAAAAGGAATTTTATCTTTAGATGAAGTATATAATATTATTACAAGTGAATGTACAAAACAAAATGAAGAATTTTTATTAGAAATTATTAATAAGCAGTATGAAAAGGCAAAGAAGAATGATGAACCATATCAATTTAATATGTTTTTTACTTTTTTAAGAGTTACTCTTGTCACAAATTTTGTAAAACATGTTTCTAATGTATTTATAGAAAATCATCAAGTAATATTTGAAGGAAGTTTCAACCATGCACTTTTAGAGTATGATAAAACAAGTAAATATTATAAAGCTCTAAAAGTTTTAAAAGATATCTCAACTAAATATATTTATCAAAATAAAGAAGTTCAAACTTTGGAGCTTCAAGCTTATACTATTTTAAATGGTTTATTTGATGTGTATAAACCAATTCTAGAATTAACTACTAATGATTTTTCAAAACTTTTAAAAGATGAAAAAATCGATTGTTTTATATCAAAGCGATTAATAAAAAGAATCTCTTCTAAACAAATAGTTGCTTATAAAAATGATATTAAAAAATTAAATACTGATAATATTGAAGAATATAATATTTTAGAATTCTATTATAGAGTTAGATTAATAATTGATTATATTAGTGGAATGACAGATGATTTTGCCCTTGAAGAGTATAAAATATTACATGCAATAAAATAG
- a CDS encoding DEAD/DEAH box helicase family protein — MKKKEFLDNLFKYYNQQLLIDNVIGVQIEQKYFREYFFEDIKQKIIKQYNEKLKQSYYFSLSADIKKDVLPITPLSQFEQFVEFISFYEKSISLENTKLNKKIDVLELEKNLGFKFSEEGNAFQYGLAFNLLPENPLSNYSKQIPTFVILFPDYDKKFNIISIPSIFAKIKQYLELELTKEEQEIMPDCDPILVFNPKVLEPYNLDVPEFDISDFQTTQNNISYYMDELLKNCDSFKNFNDDYQLEPYLIGISKNLNMGLTKIYTSIFKYENINNTLQEYFTIHERKANKLNIPNIDINEIITSKKTVDSYKKHLGSFDKEYPLAKTQREAFTCYQENKKILPVNGAPGTGKTSLLRAIFGDYTVKAAMSCFNKYEENGIIEFSTPIVCSSTNNQALANISEGINDGFTSTMKKEADILYTRWLANDIEAYENKIINFNKDLFSPSIKSKAEKEYELSKYNIESVIGKIAKDPMFYLQNYFSFRGVEIEYNKVGKNTHKYLKEAAKYFYDLLMNNKNTIETRFDSKAMNSLEKLEIEIVKKYIEDGVQEDLIKAILNEIKSNYSHFEDMIDKLKQLKQILNYFETKKKEVLQNLETKNIEYTSLIKKIHNNSEEIKTLETKIEKETIFYENTYRSPFYFSIFEEEKRLQQNILYQEIDYIKQTYRIKIESERKNSSFLEKAIAKVFQNGILYKTIALLQEECSQNISIKIDDFYKSDSFKNSVNEKIKNKHQSKITHLKSKINEQGSFITDNLTITDQLELEQDLLKKEYESIQKKYFLLDKQIDEQYNLLGEEVISIEDIEKFLTVQKLYKELDYYKKQSENFDTQEKTDNFYFALHLLEAMFFIKNKQSWNGSIESQSYENKTTICPICQEGTMVLRNDRITCNSCKKFYSFNNPNNPKELNKNQLLYVMKYKKAIINDKTYKVISNDQFINIITDTNQSSSVITGFDNAFPIFPIINITCNSFGTIVSGQGCDKVEKDIFDLMLIDEAGTIPASKMIILNCAKRVILFGDEKQLKPVLPYNSKIESRILRDFMIKQGDIEKTSNYFSCASKEKDEIVIQKNNNAMAISNSCCNYFLPYNNSKMEGDIWLKEHFRCQTPIVNISNEISYHNEILPLKQANKVQYSDILVFKEHKEEKSFNNTNNGEAKKIIEYIQENKAYYIRFLQIIKEKDGVVPEVTDEDYYNSIGIITPFVNQEYLLRDMVINEIGCSHKNKKEPIIKVGTVHKYQGSEREIIIFSSVYNIESSGKAQNLFFNREDPDMINVAVTRAKEVFVLFGNRNVLIDQETYSGIMLKHIDKYKIGGL; from the coding sequence ATGAAGAAAAAAGAATTTTTAGATAATTTATTTAAATACTACAATCAACAGTTACTAATAGATAATGTAATTGGAGTACAAATTGAACAAAAATATTTTAGAGAATATTTTTTTGAAGACATTAAACAAAAAATCATAAAACAATATAATGAAAAGTTAAAGCAAAGTTATTACTTTTCTTTAAGTGCGGATATCAAAAAGGATGTTTTACCAATTACACCATTAAGTCAATTTGAACAATTTGTAGAGTTTATATCATTTTATGAAAAATCAATATCTCTTGAAAATACCAAATTAAATAAAAAAATAGATGTTTTAGAACTTGAAAAGAATCTAGGATTTAAATTTAGTGAAGAGGGTAATGCTTTTCAATATGGATTAGCATTTAACTTATTACCTGAAAACCCATTGAGTAATTATTCAAAACAGATACCGACATTTGTTATACTATTTCCTGATTACGATAAGAAGTTTAATATTATTTCAATTCCTAGTATATTTGCAAAAATAAAACAATATTTAGAACTTGAACTTACCAAAGAAGAACAAGAGATAATGCCAGACTGTGATCCAATACTTGTATTTAATCCAAAGGTATTAGAACCATATAATTTAGATGTGCCAGAGTTTGATATATCAGATTTCCAAACCACTCAAAATAATATTAGTTATTATATGGATGAACTATTAAAAAACTGTGATAGCTTTAAAAATTTTAATGATGATTATCAACTTGAGCCATATTTGATAGGAATATCTAAAAATTTAAATATGGGTTTAACCAAAATATACACATCTATTTTTAAATATGAAAATATTAATAATACTTTGCAAGAATATTTTACAATACATGAAAGAAAAGCTAATAAGTTAAATATACCTAATATTGACATTAATGAAATTATCACATCAAAAAAAACTGTAGATTCGTATAAAAAGCATTTAGGTTCATTTGATAAAGAATATCCACTTGCAAAAACTCAAAGAGAAGCTTTTACATGTTATCAAGAAAATAAAAAAATATTACCAGTAAATGGTGCCCCAGGTACAGGAAAAACTTCTTTGTTAAGAGCAATTTTTGGAGACTATACAGTTAAAGCAGCAATGTCTTGTTTTAATAAATATGAAGAAAATGGTATTATAGAATTTTCTACTCCAATTGTATGCTCATCAACTAACAATCAGGCGCTTGCTAATATTTCAGAAGGAATAAATGATGGCTTTACTTCAACTATGAAAAAAGAAGCTGATATTTTGTATACACGTTGGCTAGCAAATGATATTGAAGCTTATGAAAATAAGATTATTAATTTTAATAAAGATTTATTTAGCCCATCTATTAAGTCAAAAGCTGAAAAAGAATATGAGTTAAGTAAATATAATATAGAAAGTGTTATTGGGAAAATTGCAAAAGATCCTATGTTTTATCTTCAAAACTATTTTTCCTTTAGAGGAGTGGAAATTGAATATAATAAAGTAGGTAAGAATACACATAAATATTTAAAAGAAGCTGCTAAATATTTTTATGATTTACTTATGAACAATAAAAATACAATTGAAACAAGATTTGATTCTAAAGCTATGAATTCACTTGAAAAGTTAGAAATTGAGATTGTAAAAAAATATATTGAAGATGGAGTTCAAGAGGATTTAATTAAAGCAATATTGAATGAGATAAAATCTAATTATAGTCACTTTGAAGATATGATAGATAAATTAAAACAACTCAAGCAAATTTTAAATTATTTTGAAACTAAAAAAAAAGAAGTTCTACAAAATCTTGAGACTAAAAATATAGAGTATACATCTTTAATTAAAAAAATTCATAATAATTCCGAAGAAATAAAAACTTTAGAAACAAAAATTGAAAAAGAGACAATTTTTTATGAAAATACTTATCGATCCCCTTTTTATTTTTCTATATTTGAAGAAGAAAAAAGGCTACAGCAAAATATACTTTACCAAGAAATAGATTATATTAAACAAACCTATAGGATAAAGATAGAATCTGAAAGAAAAAATAGTAGTTTTTTAGAAAAAGCTATTGCAAAAGTCTTTCAAAATGGGATTCTTTATAAAACGATAGCTTTGCTTCAAGAAGAGTGTAGTCAAAATATTTCTATCAAAATTGATGATTTTTATAAAAGTGATTCTTTTAAAAATAGTGTAAATGAAAAAATTAAAAATAAGCATCAAAGTAAAATAACTCATTTAAAGTCAAAAATAAATGAACAAGGTAGTTTTATTACAGATAATTTGACAATAACTGATCAACTGGAATTAGAACAAGATTTATTAAAAAAAGAATATGAATCAATACAAAAAAAATATTTTTTACTAGATAAGCAAATTGATGAGCAATATAATTTATTAGGTGAAGAAGTTATATCTATAGAAGATATTGAAAAATTTCTTACAGTGCAAAAACTATATAAAGAACTTGATTACTATAAAAAACAAAGTGAAAATTTTGATACTCAAGAAAAAACAGACAATTTTTATTTTGCATTACATTTATTGGAAGCTATGTTTTTTATTAAAAATAAACAAAGTTGGAATGGTTCTATAGAATCACAAAGTTATGAAAATAAGACCACTATTTGTCCAATTTGCCAAGAAGGAACAATGGTTCTTAGAAATGACAGAATAACTTGTAATAGTTGTAAGAAATTTTACAGCTTCAATAACCCAAATAATCCAAAAGAATTAAATAAAAATCAACTACTTTATGTTATGAAATATAAAAAAGCAATTATTAATGATAAAACATATAAAGTTATCTCAAATGACCAGTTTATAAATATAATTACAGACACTAATCAATCTAGTAGTGTGATTACAGGTTTTGATAATGCTTTCCCAATTTTCCCTATTATCAATATAACATGTAATAGCTTTGGAACAATAGTTTCAGGACAAGGGTGTGATAAAGTTGAAAAAGATATTTTTGATCTTATGCTTATAGATGAAGCAGGAACAATTCCTGCTTCAAAAATGATTATTTTAAATTGTGCAAAAAGGGTTATTCTTTTTGGTGATGAGAAGCAATTAAAACCAGTACTCCCATATAATAGTAAAATAGAAAGTAGAATATTACGAGATTTTATGATAAAACAAGGAGATATAGAGAAAACATCGAATTATTTTTCTTGTGCTTCTAAAGAAAAAGATGAGATTGTTATTCAGAAAAATAACAATGCAATGGCTATTTCAAATAGCTGTTGTAATTATTTCTTACCATATAACAATAGTAAAATGGAGGGAGATATATGGTTAAAAGAACATTTTAGATGTCAAACACCTATTGTTAATATATCTAATGAAATCTCTTATCATAATGAGATTCTTCCATTAAAACAAGCTAATAAAGTTCAGTATTCTGATATTTTAGTGTTTAAAGAACATAAAGAAGAAAAAAGTTTCAATAATACAAATAATGGAGAAGCTAAAAAAATCATTGAATATATTCAAGAGAATAAAGCATATTATATAAGGTTTTTACAAATAATTAAAGAAAAAGATGGGGTAGTACCAGAAGTTACAGATGAAGATTATTATAACTCTATAGGAATTATAACACCTTTTGTAAATCAAGAATATTTATTAAGAGATATGGTTATTAATGAAATAGGATGTTCGCATAAAAATAAAAAAGAACCAATAATTAAGGTTGGTACAGTACATAAGTATCAAGGCTCAGAAAGAGAAATAATTATTTTTTCATCAGTATATAATATAGAAAGCTCAGGTAAAGCACAAAATTTATTTTTTAATCGAGAAGATCCAGATATGATTAATGTAGCAGTTACAAGAGCAAAAGAGGTATTTGTATTGTTTGGGAATAGAAATGTTCTAATTGATCAAGAAACATATTCTGGGATCATGCTCAAACATATTGATAAATATAAAATAGGTGGATTGTAA
- a CDS encoding DUF2779 domain-containing protein, whose amino-acid sequence MISITKQWIEEGVENIYEATFNFLGILVMVDILTISNNEVSIYEVKSSTEVKDIYLHDVSIQYYVLKNLGFKIKSANVIHINNEYIRDDELDINQLFKIVDVTNEVISMQSNIPNILQEFETYLKDRENEPNIDIGKQCNNPYTCDAKEYCWKVQRNIPDYSIFNIFNLGSKKQIELYNRGIINIDDVPHDFDMTSIQAQAVENYKSKITYIDIENIKSFLQNLTYPIYHLDFETYQQAIPQYKGLKPFEQIPFQYSLHIEYEDGTLEHKEYLAQDSVDSRYELALKLCNDIPNDVTVLAYNMSFEKSVIKRLATLFEEFSEHLLAINDNMQDLMIPFQKKWYVTPSMNGSYSIKYVLPALEPEFEKAYKELDGVQNGSQAMNAFSKLAFLEEDEKQKPRNSLLEYCKLDTLAMVKILYILKNI is encoded by the coding sequence ATGATATCTATTACAAAACAATGGATTGAAGAGGGAGTAGAAAATATCTATGAAGCTACTTTTAATTTCTTAGGCATCTTAGTTATGGTAGATATTTTAACTATTTCTAATAATGAAGTATCTATCTATGAAGTCAAAAGCTCAACAGAAGTTAAAGATATATATTTACATGATGTATCTATTCAATACTATGTACTTAAAAATTTAGGCTTTAAAATAAAAAGTGCAAATGTAATTCATATAAATAATGAATATATAAGAGATGATGAACTAGATATAAATCAACTTTTTAAAATAGTTGATGTTACAAATGAAGTTATATCAATGCAATCAAATATTCCAAATATTTTACAAGAGTTTGAAACATATTTAAAAGACAGAGAAAATGAACCAAACATAGATATTGGTAAACAGTGTAATAATCCTTATACTTGTGATGCAAAAGAGTATTGTTGGAAAGTTCAAAGAAATATTCCTGATTATTCTATATTTAATATTTTTAATCTTGGAAGTAAAAAACAAATAGAACTTTACAATAGAGGTATTATAAATATAGATGATGTTCCACATGATTTTGATATGACTTCTATTCAAGCACAAGCAGTTGAAAATTATAAATCAAAAATTACATATATAGATATAGAAAATATCAAATCATTTTTACAAAATCTAACTTATCCAATCTACCACTTAGACTTTGAAACATATCAACAAGCAATACCACAATACAAAGGTTTAAAACCATTTGAACAAATACCATTTCAATACTCACTTCATATTGAGTATGAAGATGGAACTTTAGAGCATAAAGAATATTTAGCACAAGATAGTGTAGATAGTAGATATGAATTAGCACTTAAGCTTTGTAATGATATACCAAATGATGTAACTGTCTTAGCATACAACATGAGTTTTGAAAAAAGTGTTATAAAAAGATTAGCAACACTATTTGAAGAATTTAGTGAACATCTATTAGCTATAAATGATAATATGCAAGATTTAATGATTCCATTTCAAAAGAAATGGTATGTAACTCCATCTATGAATGGAAGTTACTCTATAAAATATGTTTTACCAGCACTTGAGCCTGAGTTTGAAAAAGCATATAAAGAACTTGATGGTGTTCAAAATGGAAGCCAAGCAATGAATGCTTTTTCAAAACTTGCTTTTCTTGAAGAAGATGAAAAACAAAAACCTAGAAACTCACTTTTAGAGTATTGTAAACTTGATACTTTGGCTATGGTGAAGATACTATACATACTAAAAAATATATAA